The Homo sapiens chromosome 4, GRCh38.p14 Primary Assembly genome contains the following window.
CCCAGTCCGTGCGGACCGCGAGGCCGCGGGCGGGTGGAGGCGCGTCTCCGGCACGGTGAGTGGACCCGCCCAGGGCCGCCGTGGGTTTCTTTGTTCGTGGTGGGGACTGTGGGCTTTGAGGAGGTTGGTACCATGCGAGTGCCTCGGTGCTGCCTGCTCCTCATCCGCTGGAGCGACCAGGGTGCtgccctcagccccagccccggGGGGAGCTGGCGCCCGCGATGGACAGATAGATGCTCGTGGGGTGGAAGGAGGTTGCGACTAGGTTAAGGGCAGTCTCCGCCTCGGTGCCCCCCGCCCCCGCTCGTGTTGTCACGGGGACTTGCTGGCGTGGTGCTTCTCGAATTGACAGCCCCGGGGCTCTGCAGAGTTGTGGGGCCCCGGCATCAGTGGGTGGACGGGTGTTGTCCCTACGGGCGCGGGGCGGGCGGGCTGGACTGGACTTCTCTCCCCGGACCGTAGCCGGGTGTGCCGCGCCACCCCAGGGCTCCTGGGACGGGGGTATCCGCCTCTCGGGTAAGTCCGGAATCGGCGCTGCAGCAGCGGACGGGAAAAGCTGGGGGCGGGACTCTCCGAGAGGGGCTTCTGCAGCTGGGCGCCCCGGGCGGGCGGGGCTCGGGAGTCTCCTCCCTCCGCTTCTTTGTTCAGTCGCGAgactctccctcccctcccccctatTGTGCAACACCCCATCCCCGGGACCCGCTGCAGTCGCTCGCCACACTGCAGTCCCCTGGGCAGAAGGCCCTCCCTGGCGCGACTTCAGGTGGGGCAGACCGAGGGGACGCCGGCGCCCGCGGACAGTTTCCTGTTTGTGAAACGCCAAGAGGCCAGGGCTGGCCGGTCTTACCCAGCGCTGGCCGGCGGACCTGACCACGGCTCCTCCCCCTGCCACACCTCCCTGGCCGTGGTGGGGATTGCCCTGGGGCTCTGGCGGACGTGACTGGTCCCTTCACCCGCTCCTTGTCGGGGTGTGCTGGGGCGACCCTTGCTGGAGGTACTGGCCTCAGCCCTTTCTCCCGCTTCCCCACCCCTCTTACCCCCAGATTACATTCTCTGTGTGGTGTCTTTACTGCAGATGAAGGATTTGGGGGCAGAGCACTTGGCAGGTCATGAAGGGGTCCAACTTCTCGGGTTGTTGAACGTCTACCTGGAACAAGAAGAGAGATTCCAACCTCGAGAAAAAGGGCTGAGTTTGATTGAGGCTACCCCGGAGGTAAGTTGGCAGAAAAGATAACTTGCTCAAGCAGCTGATGGGGCTTGGAGGAGGTAACCCCCCCGCCCCCGTTGAATCATGACTAAAGCCTGCAAAATTTCTTAAAAGTTGTTCTTTCTGGAGTACCAAGATAAACCTTATTACAGGTTAATGCTTTTGTTTCTTAGCAAGAATGAGAGTGATACTTTAGAGaagtggggttttttgttgttgtttttaatgtggCACCCTCCTCGCTGCCCCCCATACTCCAGCCTGCAGCTTCAGGATGGGAGACCCCGGGTGAATTGAGTAGTTCATTTGTGCAAACACCCTCTGCCtgtgaaatacatatttatagtaGAATCTTAAATGACtttagaaaagcaaacaaaagaaccCTTTCTCTCCATTCCAAGGGAATTGAATTATATTTGCTATAACTCTCTGAAATCTTGCAACAGTTCACCTTATATTGAATTGCTGAAGCTCTTTTATGATGCGTATTTTTAAGAAGCAGTGATTTACGTCTTACAGATGATAAAGTGTATAGCTTTAGTTAAGCGATACCACTCTTTCCACCTATATTCTTGAagattgagggaaaaaaattaaccttatTCTTGGGAAAAAATTAACCTTATTCTTTGGACCTGTATGTGTTTTTCATCTGGTTCTAAGAAAATTGTAAACCTTGGTTCTTGGTTTTTATTGCAGAATGATAACACTTTGTGTCCAGGATTGAGAAATGCCAAAGTTGAAGATTTAAGGAGTTTAGCCAACTTTTTTGGATCTTGCACTGAAACTTTTGTCCTGGCTGTCAATATTTTGGACAGGTTCTTGGCTCTTATGAAggtatttcatcatttttataaatatgtcttcctttttctatgcccagtgcctagcacacagggttcaagaaatatttatcgAATGGGTATAATAACGTCCACTgtacataaaaatttataatcaGAATTGTGATCGTTAGTGCCAGAATAAGACTACAAGATTAATTGTATTGTTGTATCTTaggtttttctgttgtgtcttaGGTTTTACCTCTTAAGTACTTTCTCTTGAATATGTGACAAAAGAGAGACTACTATTTTTTAGGTATTTGCCATATATTTATAGTCCTCAATATAAGATTTCATCTGCCATCATGCTTCTCTTGaagccagatttttaaaatactgaagcaTGACAAATGAAGTATAACAGTTTATTAAATATGACCGGCTGCCTTCCCTAGAAGTCTCTTCAAAGCAGGGAGCCATGGTTTTATTAACAGTCACCAGCAATGGCTAGAAAAATGTGGGGAATCTTCTGCCAGTAGGATTGCTGTCAGCTGCTGGGTCAGTTCTCAGGGCACTGAAAAGAAAAGGGCCGCCATCTGTCCATGGCAGCTTTTACATATGTCCCACTCTGCACAACTCGTGATATTTCTCTTGGGCAAAATTACATTGAAATATGGAATGACTCTTaaagatttttatgtaaaaagataagtataaaatattttaatatcccagtacatttttttttggtgttaaaAAGCTTAATTTATTTTGGGAGAGATTATATTATGAATTTCATAAGTCTGAAATACAAATTATACTTTAGTGCTAGGAATCTAGCTTTTGAACCTGCATGGAAATTTTTGTACCTGCATTTgaatttacataatttaaaggttcaaaaaacttttttttttttttttaaatagagatggaggcttgctgtgttggccagaatagtcttgctatgttggccagagtgttctcaaactcctggcctcaagcagtcctcccacctcagcctcccaaagtcctgggattacaggcatgagccactgttccctgctgcctttttttttggggggggggggaggtCGAGAACgtctaaaatgtgaaaatgtgtaTAATTGTGGGTAAAGAGCCAGTACATATAAGAGAAACAACTTGATTGTGTTCTGTCTTAAGAATAGGAGCATCATTACAATATTCTAAGTATCTGCTAAGTCAAAGTGACAGTTGTTAAAAGAAGCCTCTTGTTTTTTTCTCAGGTGAAACCTAAACATTTGTCTTGCATTGGAGTCTGTTCTTTTTTGCTGGCTGCTAGAATAGTTGAAGAAGACTGCAATATTCCATCCACTCATGATGTGATCCGGATTAGTCAGTGTAAATGTACTGCTTCTGACATAAAAcggatggaaaaaataatttcagaaaaattgcACTATGAATTGGAAGCTACTACTGCCTTAAACTTTTTGCACTTATACCATACTATTATACTTTGTCATACTTCAGAAAGGTCAGTGGGATTAAAGATACATTTTGTACTTTGAACATTGCTATAGCTAACAGTAAATAATTGGAATGGcaatgaaatttatatttttaccttCTTCAAACTTTCAACTTTGACTTTAttggtaaatctttttttttttttttttttggagaaggaatttcgctcttgttgcccaggctggagtgcaatggcgtgatctcggctcactgcaacctccacttcccgggttcaagcgattctcctgcgtcagcctcccaagtagctgggattacaggcgtgcgccaccacacctggctaattttatatttttagtagagacagggtttttccatgttggtcaggctggtctcgaactcctgaccttaggtgatccacctgcttctgccttccaaagtggtgggattacaggcgtgagacaccgcgtcTGGCcctggcaaatatttaaaatcatttaaaatcatttaaatctTTGGAAGTTTAATAAATCTTTGTTCTTTGCATTGTATAGGAAAGAAATACTGAGCCTTGATAAACTAGAAGCTCAGCTGAAAGCTTGCAACTGCCGACTCAtcttttcaaaagcaaaagtaaGTCGATTCCTTGCTTATGTATATATCTCACAgtttgtattttgaatttttaaaaaatatttttcttttttttcttttttcttacagcCATCTGTATTAGCCTTGTGCCTTCTCAATTTGGAAGTGGAAACTTTGAAATCTGTTGAATTACTGGAAATTCTCTTGCTAGTTAAAAAACATTCCAAGGTAATTACAGTCATTATTCTTTAAGGCaaatttttttcctgatgtttatttttttctgtggtgACTTAAACATTAAGTAATACTTTATGGGACTCTTAACTTTtacacttgttttttttcttatatctctAGTGTTAAAGTTCTCAAAATGCAGCTTTGACCCAGACAGTATTAATCCGGAAGGGAACCTGGTCACTTAGCTCAGCTTCTTTCTGCATATAGGTGCCCCTTCTGTAGTAATCATGCCATATGATAGTACAGCTGTTACATTGCCACATATGCATTGTTCTGAAATGCATACTAGGTAGTAGACTCAGAACAAACACTAATGGGATAGGATGGGATCCCATCACACCTGTAGGACTGAACTGTCATCCCATTAGCAGCAGCATCAATTAACACCAGCAATGTTGATGTTTTAAACCCGAATGTCTTTTCAAATCCTTTAGGCCAGCTAAGTAAAAGTAAGTCTTACCATCACAAAGAGATATAAAACAAAAGCACAATACTTTTTCTTAAACTCTCAGTCTAGTTGGGGAAATGAGGAACTTAACATGAAGTGGTGTGTTCTGTCATTTGTTATTGTGTCTTGGTGCCAGGTAATAGTGAATATAGAGAgtactttgggattttttttttttttttttttttttttgagacagtcttgctctgttgcccaagctagagtgcagtggcatgatcttggctcaccgcaacctcagcctctcgggttcaagtgattctcctgcgtcaacctcccgagtagctggggctacaggtgctcaccaccatgccaggctaatttttatatttttggtagagatggggtttcgccatgttggccaggccggtcttgaactcctgacttcaagtgatcccacctgccttggcctcccaaagtgctgggattacaggcgtgagccactgtgcccggcttactttgggttttttttaagcaaagaaatAGGGCAGACTAGGAGAAACACTATGACTGGGAGCCTGTTTGGAGCAAAAGAATCTTTGACAGTGAAAGTTTCAGCGAAGGCTTAACGGCCAAGAAATTGGTGGACTAGACAGATATAAAAGTCATTTTAGGGTAGACTTACAGGTACAATGTCTAGGTGGTAGTCACAAGCAGGAGTAAGGCTGTCCAACTCAAACAGTGGTTTTGGAAGCCAAGCATGGAAATGAGGCAAGGAGTCTTGAATGACCAAGATTTGTACCTAATGGTGGATATAATATTAGCATAATTGGCAGGAAATTTGGGAGAAGTTAATTTGTGATGAGAGCAATATGATTTTAGATGCTTGTGTACACAGGTGGGTGTCTAGTAGGTGTTTGGCGTTTTGGAATAAGAAGATAAACTATAGTTAGAGATTGAGGTTTGGAATTTCTCATGAAGAAGCAGTAGTTGAAACGGTAAGAAGCTGTGGAATCCTTTTTGTAGGGGTCAGTTGAAGCTCTGGGGTTTTCAGCGTTGGCCTTTCCCCCCAACATTAGGAGCCAAGTGAAGAAAGGTACATCCCCACAAGTAGAAGCACTGTCAGACTGGAAGGAGGTTTTTAAGGAGGTGGTCAGGAGTATTGAATTTTTATAAGAGATCCAATATAATGAAAATTGAAGGTCATTGGGTGTGTCAGAGGTAATGTCAGTAGAGCAGTGAGAAGGAAGTGGTAGAAACCAGATTACAAGTGGGTTAGGATGTAGCTACATTAGGTGAAAATGGGAAGCCAAGAAAATAGATCTTCTGTTTTCTGGTGAAAATATGTGCATGTGAAGCATTTTGTTTGTAACAGATAACTTTTTGCTTTAGTTatgattttattagtttttatctGAACTTTTTATTGATAGTGATAGCTGGAACCATCTTCAGTGAAAATTGATTCGTTGAAATAAACTGAAGGCATTCCgaaggaggagggaaaaaaatacgtaaaaagaaaaacaaaaaagaaataaactggaGCACTGCCCAGTGGTGGCGGAACTATGTCCTTTTTGGGAAATTCCTGTTCTCTCATATCACTAACTTCTTTAGTTTTGTATCTGGTGTTATAAGTGTGTATTACCAGCAATCCAAACAATGCCTTGTTGCAGGAACCCAAATTGGTTTCTGTAACAAAAGGAATGTTAAATT
Protein-coding sequences here:
- the CCNG2 gene encoding cyclin-G2 isoform X1; this translates as MKDLGAEHLAGHEGVQLLGLLNVYLEQEERFQPREKGLSLIEATPENDNTLCPGLRNAKVEDLRSLANFFGSCTETFVLAVNILDRFLALMKVKPKHLSCIGVCSFLLAARIVEEDCNIPSTHDVIRISQCKCTASDIKRMEKIISEKLHYELEATTALNFLHLYHTIILCHTSERKEILSLDKLEAQLKACNCRLIFSKAKPSVLALCLLNLEVETLKSVELLEILLLVKKHSKINDTEFFYWRELVSKCLAEYSSPECCKPDLKKLVWIVSRRTAQNLHNSYYSVPELPTIPEGGCFDESESEDSCEDMSCGEESLSSSPPSDQECTFFFNFKVAQTLCFPS